The genomic window AGGAGGGGGCACCGGCTGGACGAGGCGATCCCCGCGGCGCGGGACAGCACCTCGGCGTCCGCGTCCCCGAAATCGAGCGCGGCGGCGATCTTCCGGAACGGCCGCGCCGGCTCGACCTCCCCCACCTCCGGCCGGTGCACGTCGTGCGGCCGCTTCCTCCGGCCGCCGGGCAGGAACGGTTCGAGGAGGATGTAGATCAGCAGGGCCCCCACGGCGATCGCGACCGGCACCGCCACGTACCGTGCGGCCGCTCCGGCGCTCCCCTCCAGGGCGATCCATCCGCCGATCTCCCCGATCACCAGCTTCACGTTCAACAGGACGATGATCCCCGCGCACGCCCAGGCGAGCGCCTTCGGGAGCGGGCCGATGGCGAACGCGCCCATCCGCTTCCGGTCGCTCACCATGTGGATGAGGGGGATGACCGCGAAGGAGAGCTGCATGGAGAGGAGGACCTGGCTGAAGACGAGGAGCTCTCCCGTCGACCCCTCGCCGGCGACCGCGATCGTGGCCACCGCCGGGATGATCGCGAGAGACCGCGTGACGAGGCGCCGAAGCCACGGCCGCAGGCGGATGTTGACGAACCCTTCCATCACGATCTGGCCCGCGAGCGTCCCGGTGATCGTGGAGCTCTGTCCCGCGCAGATCAGCGCGAGGGCGAACAGGACGGGGGCGAGGCCGCTCCCGACGAGAGGCGCCAGCAGCCGGTGCGCGTCCTGGATCGAGGCCACGTCCGTGTGCCCGTGGCGGAAAAATACCGCGGCCGCCATCACCAGGATCGCCGCGTTGATGAAGAAGGCGATGTTCAGGGCGACCACGGAGTCGATCGTGTTGTACTTGAGGGACTGGTGGATCCCTCCCGCCGTCTTCACCACCCTGCGCGACTGGACCAGGGAGGAGTGCAGGTACAGGTTGTGCGGCATCACGGTCGCCCCGAGGATCCCGATGGCGTAGTAGAGGGCGTCCCGGTCCGGCAGGGCCGGGAGGAACCCCTTCGCGATCCCCGGGATGTCCGGCCGGGACATCACGATCTCCAGCAGGAAGCACCCCCCGATCGTCGCGACCATGACGAGGATGAACGCCTCCATCTTCCGGATCCCCGCCTGGTGGAGGAACAGGATCAGGAAGGTGTCCAGCGCCGTCAGGAGCACTCCGTACATGAGCGGCAGGCCGAAGAGGAGCTGCAGGCCGATCGCCGATCCGAGCACCTCGGCCAGGTCGCACGCGGCGATCGCGACTTCGCACAGGATCCAGAGCGACGCGTTCACGGCGGGAGGGTACCGGTCGCGGCACGCCTGCGCGAGGTCCCGTCCGGACACGAGCCCCAGCCGCGCGGCCAGGGACTGCAGCAGCACGGCCATCAGGTTCGACATCAGGAGGACCCAGAGGAGGGCGTACCCGTACCGCGAGCCCGCCGCGATGTCGGTGGCCCAGTTCCCGGGATCCATGTACCCCACCGAGACGAGGTACGCAGGGCCCGCGAACGCGAAGAGGCGCCTCAGGAATCCGCGGGATTCCGGGATGGACACGGTCGAGTGGACTTCGGAGAGCGATTTATCGTTCGACATTCCCGCTCCGTTCGGCGGGCAGGGTGAGCGAGAACTCCACTCCCCGTCCGCCCGGAAGATTCCGTACGGATAGGACGCCGTC from Deltaproteobacteria bacterium includes these protein-coding regions:
- a CDS encoding Nramp family divalent metal transporter; the encoded protein is MSNDKSLSEVHSTVSIPESRGFLRRLFAFAGPAYLVSVGYMDPGNWATDIAAGSRYGYALLWVLLMSNLMAVLLQSLAARLGLVSGRDLAQACRDRYPPAVNASLWILCEVAIAACDLAEVLGSAIGLQLLFGLPLMYGVLLTALDTFLILFLHQAGIRKMEAFILVMVATIGGCFLLEIVMSRPDIPGIAKGFLPALPDRDALYYAIGILGATVMPHNLYLHSSLVQSRRVVKTAGGIHQSLKYNTIDSVVALNIAFFINAAILVMAAAVFFRHGHTDVASIQDAHRLLAPLVGSGLAPVLFALALICAGQSSTITGTLAGQIVMEGFVNIRLRPWLRRLVTRSLAIIPAVATIAVAGEGSTGELLVFSQVLLSMQLSFAVIPLIHMVSDRKRMGAFAIGPLPKALAWACAGIIVLLNVKLVIGEIGGWIALEGSAGAAARYVAVPVAIAVGALLIYILLEPFLPGGRRKRPHDVHRPEVGEVEPARPFRKIAAALDFGDADAEVLSRAAGIASSSRCPLLLIHCVESAGAVALGEEITDTESRVDLERLRRYTIVLGKHDIEVDTELGFGHPVRVIPEIIQRHGVDLLVVGAHGHKGFSDWLYGSTIDELRHRLNISVLVAGRDG